A portion of the Candidatus Nomurabacteria bacterium genome contains these proteins:
- a CDS encoding class I tRNA ligase family protein: protein MTNENSHIPQKIYIGASWPYANGNIHIGHLAGQYVVCDIFARYHRLKGNKVLLVSGSDSHGAPVVFKAEQEGITPEQMAKQAHDQIVSTYKKLGLLYDNYTRTTTEIHKEVAQNIFLVLKENG, encoded by the coding sequence ATCACGAACGAAAACTCACATATTCCTCAAAAGATATATATTGGAGCTTCATGGCCATATGCTAATGGCAATATTCACATTGGACACCTAGCAGGTCAGTATGTGGTTTGCGATATCTTTGCACGATACCATCGATTGAAAGGCAATAAAGTACTGCTAGTTTCAGGCTCTGACAGCCATGGTGCACCAGTCGTCTTTAAAGCAGAGCAAGAAGGTATCACTCCCGAACAGATGGCAAAACAAGCTCATGACCAGATCGTTTCAACGTATAAAAAACTCGGTTTGCTCTATGATAATTACACAAGGACAACCACAGAGATCCACAAAGAAGTTGCCCAGAACATTTTCTTAGTACTGAAAGAGAACGG
- the rpoD gene encoding RNA polymerase sigma factor RpoD, which yields MAKKTKEEKIAALIKKGQEQGFLTQEDILAELPHAEDNIDLLDSIFAQLQEVGIEVIEPDPIDPSDQQTAETLTLEKKIRILKTIQSTISTDAIRSYLHEIGKIPLLTGAEEVILAKRIEAGEHEAKQLLITANLRLVVSIAKKYAKRGLELLDLIQEGNIGLMRAVEKFDYHKGFKFSTYATWWIRQAITRAIADQARTIRIPVHMIETINKYNKVQTILTSKLGRKPTQDEIAKEMEIEPSRVVEIEKIKQNPASLSTPIGEDKDNLLQDILADDWSKSPEQLATTEYLRNQMKDILDTLQDREKRVLSLRFGLEDGVTRTLEEVGREFGVTRERIRQIEAKALKKLKEKSMQNKLEDYIDME from the coding sequence ATGGCCAAAAAGACCAAAGAAGAGAAGATTGCAGCGTTGATCAAGAAAGGGCAGGAACAAGGCTTTCTTACGCAAGAAGATATCCTTGCTGAATTACCTCATGCCGAAGATAATATCGATCTATTAGACAGCATATTCGCCCAACTTCAAGAGGTTGGCATCGAGGTTATCGAGCCAGATCCAATTGATCCTTCAGATCAGCAAACCGCTGAAACCCTCACATTAGAGAAAAAGATCAGGATCCTAAAGACCATACAATCCACCATCTCAACTGATGCTATCAGATCATACCTTCATGAGATCGGTAAGATCCCGCTTTTGACAGGAGCTGAGGAAGTCATCTTGGCCAAGAGGATCGAGGCTGGAGAGCACGAAGCTAAACAACTACTTATCACTGCAAACCTCAGATTAGTTGTGAGTATAGCTAAGAAATATGCTAAGAGAGGTTTAGAGCTTCTCGATCTGATCCAAGAGGGTAATATCGGGTTGATGAGAGCAGTTGAAAAATTCGATTATCACAAAGGATTCAAGTTCTCAACATATGCAACGTGGTGGATAAGACAGGCAATCACACGAGCAATAGCAGATCAAGCAAGAACGATCAGGATCCCAGTACACATGATAGAAACGATCAATAAGTACAATAAAGTACAAACTATCTTAACAAGCAAACTAGGGCGAAAACCAACTCAAGATGAGATCGCCAAAGAGATGGAGATCGAACCATCCCGAGTTGTCGAGATAGAAAAGATCAAGCAGAACCCCGCTTCCTTAAGCACTCCTATCGGAGAGGACAAGGATAACCTACTTCAGGATATCCTCGCTGACGATTGGTCAAAATCTCCAGAACAACTAGCCACTACAGAATATCTGCGCAACCAAATGAAAGATATTCTGGATACTTTGCAGGACAGAGAGAAGAGGGTTTTATCACTTCGATTCGGGCTAGAAGACGGTGTCACACGAACTCTAGAGGAGGTAGGTAGAGAATTTGGTGTCACAAGGGAAAGAATTCGTCAGATCGAGGCTAAGGCGCTCAAGAAATTAAAGGAGAAGTCTATGCAGAACAAACTCGAGGATTATATCGATATGGAATAG
- a CDS encoding DUF4012 domain-containing protein — protein MSSEISEVKATTLVSVIIHGANNFGRELAKTLTEQGSKVIVIDVFDKESKDHIQELKKNPNVDFVEFDGMDQLFSTLPRFDYLFYLQFTAITDGQQYSSKDFLDESNKLEKSLKVALKHKAKASIVTSLEKNKRLVEITQMEDGKPKPYSDLEIQRYTETITAEHYDKSGLNVRIIRMGSLLGNSLFGYGDPLLRQILLDAVNSDKITIKGEGLDYHYLIDVEDAVYGLLRLTFDNQTSGEVITLSYPKPLTTLSIAYKLLELDTEAKRIHFDQDSDTFVYQSQYTPAPNAEQYGWKPKHTIEQTFITTLKSLYSYNNKAWEVKKDTESKQGEKSAFSIVQNVKTPFGNIVDKIVSPIRSVLSKLPTSKKDGESGSSVRKISKKDLAIFFVVLVFMLLISFFLITPLANITYGSYRTYQLSKTAYADLQSFDLTSAASKFAEADTQIDRIKTGVSRLSWLFTITGRSELGKDTEIMVFAADYAMKGAEDMAVSLSPLAQYFEEFQPALSFGSDGNPTTTTEYRTYLQELRENRNLLIRASESLRFASAQIETITVENFPSRLQPFITELKANNREVSKLIEPFKETVYFLPEMLGVDERQRYLILLQNPGEIRSTGGWLSSYAIIGIEGGQIRQLDVSDIYDLEGLLVIQGKEYEAPQSMQNALDIKNWSMSLSNWDPDFPTASKDASFFIREAGKAFEIDGVIAMDTNVISMLLEQWGEVKVGEEQVSVTADNLQTKLIEIHNEFEPGSQRKSTFIADLANASITKILTEKDSYPIVADVLYDSLIKKHLLVNLSNSDANLFFSSQGWGGAITNAHLATPVPVEWNWGSNKANLYLEETTDLTMRFVDEDTIRYTYLLSVKNNSTTNTYPEGDYRNYHRILVPEEADLVTSEGFDQTPDEYLEGGKKVFGGFFTVASGSTNQLQLIYELKREEGGYFPLDTTGNSLSLDLLIYKQPGLAPGTYKLSIEYPDTWAVVETSDLNRGVNELTSQFTQERDLSLPLMWEYK, from the coding sequence ATGAGCAGTGAAATATCAGAAGTAAAAGCAACAACACTTGTATCCGTGATCATTCACGGAGCAAATAATTTCGGTAGAGAACTTGCAAAAACCTTAACAGAGCAGGGTAGCAAGGTTATTGTCATAGATGTGTTTGACAAGGAAAGTAAAGACCATATCCAAGAACTTAAGAAGAATCCCAATGTTGATTTTGTAGAGTTTGATGGAATGGACCAACTTTTTTCTACTCTTCCGCGATTTGACTATCTCTTCTATCTACAGTTTACAGCTATCACTGATGGGCAACAGTACAGTAGTAAAGATTTTCTTGATGAATCGAATAAACTCGAGAAAAGCCTCAAGGTCGCATTAAAGCATAAAGCGAAAGCCTCTATAGTAACCTCTCTGGAGAAGAATAAACGGCTTGTAGAGATAACTCAAATGGAAGATGGTAAACCAAAACCGTATTCTGACCTTGAGATCCAACGTTACACAGAAACTATCACTGCAGAACATTATGATAAGTCAGGATTGAATGTTCGCATAATCAGGATGGGGTCGCTTTTGGGAAATTCACTTTTTGGATATGGTGATCCTCTCCTTCGACAGATCCTGCTAGATGCTGTTAATAGTGACAAGATAACAATAAAGGGTGAAGGTTTGGATTATCACTATCTGATCGATGTTGAGGATGCTGTGTATGGGTTACTTCGATTAACATTTGACAATCAAACAAGCGGAGAAGTTATTACTCTCAGTTATCCAAAACCTTTAACGACTCTATCTATTGCATACAAGCTTTTAGAACTTGATACAGAGGCGAAAAGGATCCATTTCGACCAGGACTCCGATACTTTTGTGTATCAATCACAATACACACCTGCACCAAATGCTGAACAGTATGGTTGGAAACCTAAACATACTATCGAGCAGACCTTTATAACTACTCTCAAGTCGCTGTATTCCTACAACAATAAAGCCTGGGAGGTTAAAAAGGATACAGAGAGTAAGCAGGGAGAAAAATCAGCGTTTTCGATAGTTCAAAATGTTAAAACTCCTTTTGGGAATATAGTAGATAAGATAGTATCTCCTATCAGATCCGTATTATCAAAATTACCCACAAGCAAGAAAGATGGGGAAAGCGGTTCCTCTGTGCGAAAGATCTCAAAGAAAGACCTTGCTATCTTCTTTGTTGTACTGGTGTTTATGTTATTAATATCGTTTTTCTTGATCACCCCACTAGCCAATATCACATATGGAAGTTACAGAACATATCAGCTTTCTAAAACAGCATATGCAGATCTTCAGTCATTCGATCTCACAAGTGCAGCTTCAAAGTTCGCCGAAGCCGATACACAGATCGATCGAATCAAAACAGGTGTCAGTCGATTATCATGGCTATTTACTATAACTGGTCGATCAGAATTAGGTAAAGATACTGAGATCATGGTGTTTGCTGCTGATTATGCGATGAAAGGTGCTGAAGACATGGCAGTGTCATTATCACCATTAGCTCAGTATTTTGAAGAGTTTCAACCCGCTCTATCTTTTGGTTCCGATGGTAATCCAACAACCACAACAGAGTATCGAACTTATCTCCAAGAACTCAGAGAGAACCGCAATCTACTGATCCGTGCGAGCGAATCTTTGAGATTTGCCTCTGCACAAATAGAAACAATTACTGTTGAGAACTTTCCGAGCCGTTTACAACCTTTTATCACTGAACTGAAGGCTAACAACCGTGAAGTTTCTAAGTTGATCGAACCTTTCAAAGAAACTGTCTATTTCCTACCCGAAATGCTCGGTGTCGATGAACGCCAAAGATACCTTATACTGCTCCAAAATCCCGGTGAGATAAGATCTACAGGGGGTTGGTTATCTAGTTATGCGATCATTGGTATCGAAGGTGGGCAGATAAGACAGCTTGATGTATCAGATATTTACGATCTTGAAGGGCTTCTCGTGATACAAGGAAAAGAGTATGAAGCCCCACAATCCATGCAAAATGCCCTTGATATAAAGAATTGGTCAATGTCATTATCAAACTGGGATCCTGATTTTCCTACTGCATCTAAGGACGCTTCATTCTTTATCCGTGAAGCCGGAAAAGCATTTGAAATAGATGGGGTGATCGCTATGGATACCAACGTTATCTCTATGCTTCTTGAACAGTGGGGTGAAGTAAAGGTAGGTGAAGAGCAGGTGTCCGTGACCGCTGACAATTTACAGACAAAATTGATCGAGATCCATAACGAATTTGAACCCGGATCACAAAGAAAAAGCACTTTCATAGCTGATCTTGCGAATGCTTCGATTACCAAGATCCTTACTGAAAAGGATAGTTATCCTATTGTTGCAGATGTTTTATATGACTCACTCATAAAGAAACATCTTCTAGTAAATCTATCAAATTCTGATGCGAATCTGTTCTTTTCTTCGCAAGGGTGGGGTGGTGCTATCACAAACGCGCATCTGGCGACCCCTGTGCCCGTTGAATGGAATTGGGGATCAAACAAGGCAAATCTATACCTAGAAGAAACAACAGACCTTACAATGAGGTTCGTAGACGAAGACACGATCAGATACACCTACCTGCTTTCTGTAAAGAATAATTCCACCACAAACACATATCCCGAAGGAGATTATCGAAATTACCATAGGATCCTTGTCCCTGAGGAAGCCGATCTGGTCACATCTGAGGGATTTGATCAAACTCCAGACGAATATTTAGAGGGGGGCAAAAAGGTCTTTGGAGGATTCTTTACCGTTGCATCCGGCAGTACAAATCAGTTGCAACTGATCTATGAGCTTAAGCGTGAGGAAGGAGGGTATTTCCCTCTCGATACAACAGGAAATTCCCTATCCCTAGATCTTCTTATCTACAAACAGCCCGGTCTTGCACCTGGTACATACAAATTGTCTATAGAATATCCTGATACATGGGCTGTGGTTGAGACATCAGATCTTAATCGTGGCGTTAACGAACTAACAAGTCAATTCACACAAGAAAGAGATCTTTCGCTTCCACTGATGTGGGAATACAAGTGA
- a CDS encoding PEGA domain-containing protein yields MKKFLIILIPVILITFVVSILLFSISGTELFSKLPFTNELYKESSLSITTSGGIATVLIDDNEIGQTPLDLSDLEPGPHKIQITRDSDTTGYYEPEIYFIELMPNTESIIDVEIGPAGVSAGYVLYYTESPRVKGSGLISISGFPGKADVYINDDITGQLPIYSSELETGEYQIRIKSDGFEDVVFPAIVREGLNLNISVKLLPIPTDLELLDVTQPAEPNDANPNNANTDGNSEDPSNPQDQEQNSDQNTDQNVDPEQSNIEDPQQ; encoded by the coding sequence ATGAAAAAGTTCTTAATAATTCTAATTCCGGTGATACTTATCACCTTCGTTGTTTCGATATTACTGTTCTCTATATCAGGAACGGAGCTATTTTCGAAGTTACCATTCACAAATGAGCTATATAAAGAAAGCTCCCTTTCAATAACAACATCTGGGGGCATTGCCACTGTGCTGATCGATGATAACGAGATAGGACAAACACCTCTTGATCTGTCAGATCTAGAACCCGGCCCTCATAAGATACAGATCACACGTGATAGTGATACAACTGGTTATTACGAACCGGAGATCTACTTTATCGAGCTTATGCCGAATACAGAATCAATTATTGATGTTGAGATCGGTCCTGCAGGTGTAAGTGCTGGATATGTCCTATACTATACCGAATCACCACGAGTTAAAGGCTCCGGTTTGATCAGTATTTCAGGATTCCCAGGCAAAGCAGATGTATATATAAACGACGATATCACAGGCCAACTACCGATCTATTCAAGTGAACTCGAAACTGGTGAGTATCAGATAAGGATCAAGTCTGATGGTTTTGAAGATGTTGTATTTCCAGCTATAGTGAGAGAAGGTCTAAACCTCAACATATCTGTAAAACTTCTTCCTATACCTACCGATCTGGAATTATTGGATGTCACACAACCTGCAGAACCAAATGATGCAAATCCAAATAATGCAAATACGGATGGAAATTCGGAGGATCCATCCAATCCTCAAGATCAAGAGCAGAATTCAGACCAAAATACAGATCAGAACGTCGATCCAGAGCAATCTAATATTGAAGATCCACAACAATAG
- a CDS encoding undecaprenyl/decaprenyl-phosphate alpha-N-acetylglucosaminyl 1-phosphate transferase — protein MNFKDFLTTNTLLRSLPVDFHRYFEYLPTLLLGFVVSLLLTPVIGSIARRFNILNDTEEGKMNKLNKYENSKRRINPNQVPLLGGLAVMLPLLILIIVVFGLNSSTLPLIISLSILTIIGVLDDYYNLPATVQFSFQFIASLIVAASLVDLTIVKIPFDGTIDLEWTRLFFENKLIPISLVLPGDLFLILWFMIAINAVKWMGGVDALMESNLALAFLMIFVIATRSEQVFLVVISMYLVGALSGFTFYNFPPAKIFTGSSGKSVYGFLVATLAVINGTKVAVTLMIIMLPLADFLFVLSKRASVRRPNSIKSFMTLPIQLMRMADTNHLHHKLLHIGLSVKQVLMVEVSIALVVGIIAVLSTAAYRLVIIMSLFLAILLFILAMHVLANNRLKQKEKEIEKESPESKYSY, from the coding sequence ATGAACTTTAAAGATTTTCTCACGACAAACACATTGTTGAGATCCCTTCCGGTCGATTTTCATCGTTATTTCGAGTATCTACCAACTTTACTACTAGGATTTGTTGTCAGCCTCCTTTTAACCCCTGTTATCGGCTCTATAGCACGAAGATTCAATATCCTGAATGATACTGAAGAAGGGAAGATGAACAAACTGAATAAATATGAGAATTCTAAGAGACGTATCAACCCTAACCAAGTCCCTCTACTTGGAGGCTTGGCTGTTATGCTCCCATTATTAATTCTGATCATTGTTGTTTTTGGACTCAATAGCAGTACGCTCCCCCTGATCATATCCCTCTCGATCCTCACGATCATAGGTGTCTTAGATGACTACTATAATCTCCCCGCAACAGTACAATTCTCATTTCAATTCATCGCATCACTTATAGTCGCCGCCTCTTTGGTGGATCTAACTATCGTGAAGATTCCTTTTGACGGAACTATCGATCTAGAGTGGACTCGACTATTCTTCGAAAACAAGCTTATTCCGATAAGTTTGGTCTTGCCAGGTGATCTATTCCTGATACTCTGGTTCATGATAGCGATCAATGCTGTAAAGTGGATGGGTGGAGTTGATGCTTTGATGGAGAGCAATCTCGCCCTTGCGTTTCTTATGATCTTTGTCATCGCTACAAGATCCGAACAGGTCTTTTTAGTTGTTATAAGTATGTATCTAGTTGGCGCCTTATCAGGCTTCACATTTTATAACTTCCCACCTGCAAAGATCTTCACAGGAAGCTCTGGGAAGAGTGTTTATGGCTTTTTAGTAGCAACATTAGCAGTGATAAATGGTACTAAGGTGGCTGTGACATTGATGATCATCATGCTTCCTTTAGCCGATTTCCTGTTTGTACTATCGAAAAGAGCGTCTGTTCGCAGACCCAATAGCATCAAGTCTTTTATGACCCTACCTATACAGTTGATGCGTATGGCTGATACAAATCACTTACATCACAAACTTTTGCATATCGGTCTCTCTGTTAAACAGGTGCTGATGGTTGAAGTATCTATCGCATTGGTTGTTGGAATTATTGCTGTATTATCAACAGCAGCGTATCGACTGGTGATCATCATGTCGCTTTTCCTCGCAATTCTGTTGTTTATACTTGCTATGCATGTCCTCGCAAATAATCGCCTAAAACAAAAGGAAAAGGAGATCGAGAAAGAGTCTCCAGAATCGAAATATTCGTATTAA
- a CDS encoding methyltransferase domain-containing protein has translation MTKLADYDKYHYDYSTFWDRRKYEDGAERIALRSILKGERFERFIDIGGSYGRLTDEYYDRADHIYILDYSLETLLRNKQEILSRFPNTTLVAANAYYMPFKDSVFDGGMMVRVLHHIDDQSKLFDEISRIFTSGGRFILEYANKRNLKNVLKLKKAEREKFLNVKPYQQPQQGNNEGTKGESVVFLNYHPLYLNEISTSAGFKTLSARSTSFFRSTPLTKLPLSISLLLERFLQYTMSWAQLTPAVFLDLEKNSPHVREGLSGRDSNGLEDKKVGSRKDISDQKNPLSILSCPVCHGDLNDISTSPTCRSCERKYSLHDGVLDLRYNNET, from the coding sequence ATGACAAAATTAGCAGACTATGATAAATATCATTACGATTACAGTACTTTCTGGGATAGACGAAAGTACGAGGATGGGGCAGAACGAATAGCCTTACGGTCGATACTCAAAGGAGAAAGGTTCGAAAGATTTATAGATATTGGAGGCTCATACGGTAGGCTGACCGACGAGTATTACGATCGAGCTGACCACATTTACATTCTGGATTACTCATTGGAAACTCTTTTGCGAAATAAACAGGAGATACTCTCGAGATTCCCCAACACAACTTTAGTGGCTGCAAATGCCTACTACATGCCTTTTAAAGACTCTGTATTTGATGGGGGGATGATGGTGAGGGTTCTACACCATATTGATGATCAATCTAAACTGTTTGATGAAATATCTAGAATATTTACAAGTGGAGGGAGGTTTATCCTAGAGTATGCTAATAAAAGAAACTTGAAGAATGTTCTTAAACTTAAGAAAGCAGAAAGAGAGAAATTTCTCAACGTGAAACCTTATCAACAACCACAACAGGGTAATAATGAGGGTACAAAGGGAGAATCCGTAGTCTTCTTAAATTATCACCCACTCTATTTAAACGAGATATCAACTTCTGCCGGTTTCAAGACATTATCAGCACGTTCGACTTCGTTTTTCAGGTCGACTCCTCTAACTAAACTACCACTGTCAATCTCACTCTTATTAGAGCGTTTTTTGCAATATACGATGTCTTGGGCACAGTTAACACCAGCAGTTTTTCTAGACCTAGAGAAGAACTCTCCCCATGTCCGAGAAGGTCTTTCTGGGAGAGATTCGAATGGCCTGGAGGATAAAAAAGTGGGTAGTCGCAAAGATATCTCCGACCAGAAAAACCCCCTCTCGATACTTTCCTGCCCGGTTTGCCATGGGGATCTCAATGATATTTCGACAAGTCCAACTTGCCGATCTTGCGAGAGAAAATACAGTTTACATGACGGAGTCTTAGATCTAAGGTACAACAATGAAACCTAA
- the dnaG gene encoding DNA primase: MNDFQNSAQEVKERLDIVETIEKYVHLRKMGKNWAGNCPFHSEKTPSFMVNPEIQRFKCYGCGKGGDIFNFIQEIEHIEFPEALEKLAKEAGVEIKKRPVNTRFSKLEDINATASEFFYAELHKYKPALTYAQKRGLTVETLKEFKIGFAPGRGLLYNYLHTKGYSDRVIIESGLVTDTSGRIKDRFINRLMFPIWNIYGKIVAYSGRQLPGDNFGPKYLNTPETPIFHKSNTVFGLYQNKSEIKKKNLTILTEGQMDVISAYASGIRNVIAPLGTALTEQQLDSLGRYSKRLLILFDNDEAGQKALERAFHIAISKGFNVYATNTGEYKDLDESIQASVSKTKRTLSSKMDAYSYILARKLDSLDLTDITQERELVDFHKETLIHLTDPMVREHLTKKFRKITKLNPGAISQDIGPMKGTPPVKTSGASSRDRKNTAPTDININDPETYLIALLIKIGDYKKFHSLNINEFTNPFYKEIISQFASSEDPSMRTIAESSAISDQAKQILTDIALRQDKIPEPKDPISSLNEAYMRIRMTNKTKKLNSIQRQLAIAEEENDDIKIDELTQQLLQLTSQIRSLDDKISRL, from the coding sequence ATGAATGATTTTCAAAATTCCGCACAAGAGGTCAAAGAACGCCTCGATATTGTCGAAACTATCGAAAAGTATGTGCATCTGAGGAAGATGGGTAAGAATTGGGCTGGAAACTGCCCTTTTCATTCTGAGAAAACACCGTCATTCATGGTGAACCCGGAGATACAACGTTTCAAATGTTACGGATGTGGCAAAGGAGGAGATATATTCAATTTCATACAGGAGATCGAGCATATCGAATTTCCGGAAGCTCTCGAAAAACTCGCTAAAGAGGCTGGGGTTGAGATAAAGAAACGACCAGTAAATACACGATTTTCAAAACTAGAAGATATTAACGCAACTGCCTCTGAATTTTTTTATGCTGAATTACATAAGTATAAACCAGCGCTTACTTATGCGCAGAAAAGGGGGTTGACAGTTGAAACATTAAAGGAATTCAAGATAGGTTTCGCACCTGGTCGCGGTCTTTTATACAATTACTTACATACGAAGGGTTATTCCGATAGAGTGATAATTGAGAGTGGTTTAGTAACTGATACTTCAGGTAGGATAAAGGATCGATTCATAAATCGCTTAATGTTCCCGATATGGAATATCTACGGAAAGATAGTTGCATATTCAGGCCGTCAACTTCCTGGTGATAATTTCGGTCCTAAATATCTTAACACCCCTGAAACTCCAATATTTCACAAAAGTAACACTGTTTTCGGCTTGTATCAGAACAAAAGTGAGATAAAGAAAAAGAACCTCACTATCCTTACCGAAGGACAGATGGATGTCATATCAGCATACGCATCTGGTATCAGAAATGTGATAGCTCCATTAGGTACTGCACTTACAGAACAACAACTTGATTCTTTAGGCAGATACTCAAAAAGATTACTGATCCTGTTTGATAATGACGAAGCAGGACAAAAGGCTCTTGAGCGCGCTTTTCATATCGCGATCTCGAAAGGTTTCAATGTATATGCAACAAACACCGGTGAGTATAAAGACCTAGACGAGTCGATCCAGGCATCGGTAAGCAAAACTAAAAGGACTCTCTCATCAAAGATGGATGCCTACTCTTACATACTTGCACGAAAACTGGATTCTCTAGATCTGACAGATATCACACAAGAAAGAGAGTTGGTAGATTTTCATAAAGAAACACTTATTCACTTAACCGACCCGATGGTTAGAGAGCATCTAACCAAAAAATTTAGGAAGATCACGAAACTAAATCCCGGTGCTATATCACAAGACATTGGTCCAATGAAAGGTACGCCTCCTGTCAAAACCTCTGGAGCATCGAGTCGTGATCGTAAGAATACAGCTCCAACAGATATAAATATCAACGACCCTGAAACTTACCTAATCGCGCTTCTTATCAAGATCGGAGATTACAAAAAATTTCATTCATTAAACATAAATGAGTTTACAAATCCCTTTTACAAAGAAATAATTTCGCAATTCGCCTCATCAGAAGACCCATCTATGCGAACAATTGCCGAATCATCCGCAATAAGTGATCAAGCAAAACAGATCCTTACTGATATAGCTCTAAGACAAGATAAGATCCCGGAACCAAAAGACCCTATATCAAGCCTCAATGAAGCATATATGCGGATCCGAATGACAAATAAGACAAAAAAACTCAATTCGATACAAAGACAACTCGCTATCGCTGAGGAGGAAAATGATGATATAAAGATTGATGAACTCACACAACAATTATTGCAACTAACTTCTCAGATACGTTCACTCGATGACAAAATTAGCAGACTATGA
- a CDS encoding helix-turn-helix domain-containing protein produces the protein MLTVGKILSTRREELGRSILEIAEQTKIQKHYLELIEADEFEKFDNEIFLLGFIKNYATALGLNTEKIVAIYRRTVKRSPKKTIAIRDTTIRDLNISSRFVIGMILSASVLAVFLFLMFQLYNFQKVPQITIITPENDVTVDTTPLEIKGLTDVNSIVQVNGNSIEINNDGTFQVEVDLVPGTNTISIRTSKENNVSKESVKVLTVIYEPKEEVVEEKEPEVEEVVVTDSIKVQISGGDAWVQTIVDGSQVTGEILPNGYEQSFTIKETFELITGVPSVTKVFINNLETPVQIPVADGIGTLTCSLESTSVICDN, from the coding sequence ATGCTGACGGTAGGTAAGATCCTATCAACAAGACGAGAGGAGCTGGGGCGTTCGATCCTTGAGATCGCCGAGCAAACAAAGATCCAGAAACATTATCTTGAGCTTATTGAGGCTGATGAATTCGAGAAGTTTGATAATGAGATCTTTCTTTTAGGATTTATAAAAAATTATGCAACCGCACTTGGATTAAATACCGAAAAGATCGTAGCGATCTATCGTAGAACGGTTAAAAGATCACCCAAGAAGACCATTGCCATCAGAGATACTACCATCAGAGACCTCAACATCTCATCAAGGTTTGTTATCGGAATGATACTTTCTGCTTCTGTTCTAGCGGTTTTTCTCTTCTTAATGTTCCAACTCTACAATTTTCAAAAAGTACCACAGATTACGATAATCACTCCAGAGAACGATGTGACAGTAGATACAACCCCCCTCGAAATAAAAGGTCTCACAGATGTTAATAGTATCGTACAAGTAAACGGAAATAGTATAGAGATCAACAACGATGGGACATTTCAGGTAGAAGTCGATCTTGTACCTGGAACAAACACAATAAGTATCAGAACCTCAAAGGAGAACAACGTATCCAAGGAAAGCGTAAAGGTCCTTACCGTAATATATGAACCTAAAGAGGAGGTTGTCGAGGAAAAAGAGCCTGAGGTCGAAGAGGTCGTTGTGACAGACTCGATCAAAGTACAGATATCAGGTGGAGATGCATGGGTACAAACTATCGTTGATGGCTCACAAGTTACCGGAGAGATCTTGCCAAATGGTTATGAGCAGTCTTTCACGATCAAAGAGACATTTGAACTCATAACCGGAGTTCCCTCGGTAACCAAAGTTTTTATCAACAACCTAGAGACTCCGGTACAGATACCAGTAGCAGATGGTATTGGTACATTAACCTGTAGCCTAGAATCAACCTCCGTTATCTGCGATAATTAG